In Vicia villosa cultivar HV-30 ecotype Madison, WI unplaced genomic scaffold, Vvil1.0 ctg.001104F_1_1, whole genome shotgun sequence, a single genomic region encodes these proteins:
- the LOC131633294 gene encoding coronatine-insensitive protein 1-like: MEEKDQDKEKDTCPGVGRMSARLTDVVLDCVLPYVHDSKDRDAISQVCKRWYELDSSTRKHITIALCYTTTPDRLRRRFPHLESLKLKGKPRAAMFNLIPEDWGGFVTPWVKEISKYFDCLKSLHFRRMIVTDSDLQILARSRHQSLHALKLEKCSGFSTDGLYYICHSCKNLRVLFMEESSVVEKDGEWLRELALNNTFLETLNFYLTDINSIRIQDLELVAKNCPNLVSVKITDCEILSLVNFFRYASSLEEFCGGSYNEEPEKYAAVSLPAKLNRLGLTYIGKHEMPIAFPYAAQLKKLDLLYAMLDTDDHCTLIAKCPNLEILESRNVIGDRGLEVLAHCCKKLKRLRIERGEDDPGMEEDGIVSQRGLIALSHGCPELEYMAVYVSDITNASLEHIGTHLKNLCDFRLVLLDREERITDLPLDNGVRALLRGCEKLKRFALYLRPGGLTDVGLGYIGKYSPNVRWILLGYVGETDAGLLEFSKGCPSLQKLEMRGCSFFSEYALAVAATRLTSLRYLWVQGYGASTSGLDLLAMARPYWNIELIPSRRVIDNHHPAHILAYYSLAGPRSDFPDTVIPLVPATAASYFVNRYASTNSSRLIYFPH; encoded by the exons ATGGAGGAGAAAGaccaagacaaagaaaaagacaCGTGTCCCGGCGTCGGAAGAATGAGCGCGAGATTAACCGACGTCGTTCTCGACTGCGTCTTACCGTACGTCCACGATTCCAAAGACCGAGACGCGATTTCTCAGGTATGTAAGCGGTGGTACGAGCTCGATTCGTCGACGAGGAAGCACATCACGATTGCTTTGTGTTACACCACCACGCCGGACCGGCTCCGGCGACGGTTTCCTCATCTGGAATCACTGAAGCTCAAGGGAAAACCTAGGGCGGCGATGTTTAACTTGATTCCGGAGGATTGGGGAGGATTTGTCACTCCTTGGGTTAAAGAGATTTCGAAATACTTTGATTGTTTGAAATCGTTGCACTTTCGTCGGATGATTGTGACGGATTCTGATCTTCAGATTCTGGCGCGTTCTCGTCATCAGAGTCTTCATGCTCTTAAGCTTGAAAAGTGTTCTGGATTTTCAACGGATGGACTTTACTATATTTGTCACTCTTGCAA GAATTTAAGGGTCTTGTTTATGGAGGAAAGCTCAGTTGTTGAGAAAGATGGTGAATGGCTGCGTGAGCTTGCTTTGAATAATACATTTCTTGAGACATTGAATTTTTACTTGACTGATATTAACAGTATCAGGATTCAGGACCTTGAACTTGTAGCAAAAAACTGCCCCAACTTGGTCTCTGTGAAAATTACTGATTGTGAAATCTTGAGTCTAGTAAACTTCTTTCGATATGCATCTTCTCTCGAAGAATTTTGTGGAGGTTCCTACAATGAAGAACCAGAAAAGTACGCTGCTGTATCATTGCCAGCAAAGTTAAATCGATTGGGTTTGACATATATTGGGAAGCATGAAATGCCAATTGCATTTCCTTATGCAGCTCAACTGAAAAAATTGGATCTTCTCTATGCAATGTTGGATACGGATGATCATTGTACATTAATCGCGAAATGCCCCAACTTGGAAATCCTTGAG TCAAGGAATGTAATCGGAGACAGGGGATTAGAAGTACTTGCTCACTGCTGTAAGAAGCTGAAGAGGCTAAGGATCGAAAGAGGCGAGGATGATCCTGGAATGGAAGAAGATGGTATTGTTTCCCAGAGAGGACTTATTGCCCTATCACATGGCTGTCCAGAGCTTGAATACATGGCTGTTTATGTATCTGACATTACAAATGCCTCTCTAGAACACATTGGCACACACTTGAAAAACCTTTGTGATTTTCGCCTCGTCTTGCTAGACCGCGAGGAGAGAATAACTGATTTGCCACTTGATAATGGAGTGAGGGCTTTACTGAGAGGTTGCGAAAAGCTGAAAAGATTTGCTCTATATCTCAGACCCGGTGGTCTAACTGATGTAGGACTAGGTTACATAGGAAAATACAGTCCAAACGTGAGATGGATACTTCTTGGTTATGTCGGAGAAACAGATGCAGGGCTATTGGAATTCTCAAAAGGTTGTCCAAGTCTTCAGAAACTTGAAATGAGAGGATGTTCATTTTTCAGTGAGTATGCACTAGCTGTTGCTGCAACTAGACTAACATCTTTGAGGTATCTTTGGGTACAAGGCTATGGAGCATCAACATCAGGACTTGATCTTTTGGCAATGGCTAGACCCTATTGGAATATTGAGTTGATTCCTTCTAGGCGCGTAATCGATAATCATCATCCAGCTCATATTCTTGCTTATTACTCCCTTGCTGGACCAAGATCAGATTTTCCTGATACTGTTATACCTTTGGTTCCTGCAACAGCAGCATCCTATTTTGTTAACAG ATATGCTTCTACCAACTCGTCCAGATTAATTTATTTTCCCCATTGA